Proteins from one Ketobacter alkanivorans genomic window:
- a CDS encoding methyl-accepting chemotaxis protein: MSSSTGKLESSKSTNLIPVYIIGLVITIGLMLLNFYFVANHSEQSAKYVTKATELRVLSQRIAKNALEAAAGNGDAFSFLDQARVDFGLEWDAIKNGSPDEGMAANSVFITTASQEMTDVERVWKQVSDSSDVILEGRQTVINLHDVARALNENIPVLQEEYDLVVQTLVDSKAPADQVAVAQRQSLLAERIVRSVNKVLEGGEDAVMAADSFGQDTERFGRVLQGMLEGDKSLGITRVRDKAAVESLNEISDLFAGVNESVDEILESSPELFQVRASANGIFKDSQTLLTETGALARSFENTPVAGFWSTLFGIIFAALALLFLLLIFFSVMAQSRAQLAEEAQRREEKEMQNQHNQEAILRLLDELGDLADGDLTIQTTVTEDFTGAIADSINFTIDQLRSLVSTINETAVQVSAAAQETQATAMHLAEASEHQAQEIAGASAAINEMAVSIDQVSANAAESAAVAERSVSIANKGAEVVQNTIHGMDTIREQIQETSKRIKRLGESSQEIGDIVSLINDIADQTNILALNAAIQASMAGEAGRGFAVVADEVQRLAERASAATKQIEALVKTIQTDTNEAVISMEQTTSEVVRGARLAQDAGVALEEIENVSSNLADLIQNISNAARQQAASAGHISNTMNVIQEITSQTSAGTTATATSIGNLAELAVQMRNSVAGFKLPDTGM; this comes from the coding sequence ATGTCGTCTAGCACTGGAAAGCTGGAATCCAGCAAGTCCACGAACCTGATACCGGTTTATATTATCGGTCTGGTTATTACCATTGGTCTGATGCTGCTGAACTTTTACTTTGTGGCAAACCACAGTGAACAGTCAGCGAAGTACGTAACCAAAGCGACAGAGCTGAGGGTTCTCTCTCAAAGGATCGCGAAAAACGCCCTTGAAGCGGCTGCTGGTAACGGGGATGCGTTCTCGTTCCTGGATCAGGCCCGGGTGGATTTCGGCCTGGAGTGGGATGCCATCAAAAACGGCTCGCCGGATGAAGGCATGGCTGCCAACTCGGTTTTCATCACCACTGCATCCCAGGAAATGACGGATGTGGAACGGGTGTGGAAGCAGGTGTCCGACAGCTCCGACGTGATACTGGAAGGTCGCCAGACGGTGATCAACCTTCACGACGTGGCCCGTGCCCTGAATGAAAACATTCCTGTCCTGCAGGAAGAGTACGACCTGGTTGTGCAGACCCTGGTGGACAGCAAAGCGCCCGCCGATCAAGTGGCGGTCGCCCAGCGTCAATCGCTGCTGGCGGAACGTATCGTGCGATCCGTTAACAAGGTGCTGGAAGGTGGTGAGGATGCTGTTATGGCAGCCGACAGCTTCGGCCAGGATACCGAGCGCTTCGGTCGGGTACTGCAGGGCATGCTGGAAGGGGACAAATCCCTTGGCATCACCCGGGTGCGCGATAAAGCAGCGGTGGAATCCCTCAACGAAATATCGGATCTGTTTGCCGGTGTAAACGAGAGCGTGGATGAGATTCTGGAGAGTTCTCCTGAGCTGTTCCAGGTCAGGGCTTCTGCCAACGGTATCTTTAAAGATTCTCAAACCCTGCTCACCGAAACCGGTGCACTGGCGCGATCGTTCGAAAATACGCCGGTGGCAGGTTTCTGGTCCACCCTGTTTGGTATAATCTTTGCCGCCTTGGCACTGCTGTTCCTGTTGTTGATATTCTTTAGCGTAATGGCGCAATCACGTGCCCAGCTGGCCGAAGAAGCGCAACGCCGTGAAGAAAAAGAAATGCAGAACCAGCATAACCAGGAAGCGATCCTGCGACTGCTGGATGAACTGGGCGATCTGGCTGATGGTGACTTAACCATCCAGACCACAGTAACCGAGGATTTCACGGGCGCGATCGCCGACTCCATCAACTTTACCATCGACCAACTTCGTTCTCTGGTATCCACCATTAACGAGACGGCGGTACAGGTATCGGCTGCGGCCCAGGAAACCCAGGCCACAGCGATGCATCTGGCGGAAGCATCCGAGCACCAGGCCCAGGAAATTGCAGGGGCATCAGCCGCGATCAACGAGATGGCGGTGTCCATCGACCAGGTATCTGCCAACGCTGCTGAATCCGCGGCGGTTGCGGAGCGATCGGTATCGATCGCCAACAAAGGTGCGGAAGTGGTACAGAATACGATTCACGGGATGGATACCATTCGTGAACAGATTCAGGAAACTTCCAAGCGTATCAAGCGACTGGGTGAATCATCCCAGGAGATCGGGGATATCGTATCGCTGATCAACGACATCGCCGACCAAACCAACATCCTCGCATTGAACGCTGCGATCCAGGCCTCTATGGCGGGTGAAGCGGGTCGAGGCTTCGCGGTGGTAGCGGATGAAGTACAGCGCCTTGCGGAGCGTGCATCTGCTGCAACCAAGCAGATCGAAGCTCTGGTAAAAACCATCCAAACCGATACCAACGAAGCGGTAATCTCCATGGAACAAACCACTTCTGAGGTGGTGCGTGGAGCCCGACTGGCACAGGATGCGGGTGTGGCGCTGGAAGAGATCGAGAACGTATCCAGTAACCTGGCGGACTTGATCCAGAACATCTCCAACGCGGCGCGTCAGCAGGCAGCATCTGCGGGTCACATTTCCAATACGATGAACGTTATCCAGGAAATCACCTCGCAAACGTCAGCGGGTACCACCGCGACGGCAACGTCTATCGGTAACTTGGCGGAACTGGCGGTACAGATGCGTAACTCTGTAGCCGGTTTCAAACTGCCAGATACCGGAATGTAA
- a CDS encoding CheR family methyltransferase, protein MPAERWSLQKAELNEEQFMRWRTLLEDRTGMQLSIERKSFLETSLNIRMREIGCTSYDTYYEKLMSGLAGEVEWATLVDRLTVQETSFFRHPSSYELVRNYCTKLYKEQGRKHIELWSVGCATGEEPYSLAMLMDDLVSQQSDRRYYGITATDISLPALSKAREGVYNIRKLERVDQRYSQLYFESHERGRCRVVPRLKDRVCFAQINVLDLRQAPVQNVDVVFCQNLLIYFQGWRKKDIVTHLAERLAPGGIMVLGVGEVLDWQRPDMERFQYKDTLAFIKRNHS, encoded by the coding sequence GTGCCAGCAGAACGATGGAGTCTTCAGAAAGCCGAGTTGAACGAGGAGCAGTTTATGCGTTGGCGTACTCTGCTGGAAGATCGAACCGGCATGCAGCTGTCCATCGAGCGCAAATCCTTCCTGGAAACCAGCCTGAATATTCGCATGCGCGAAATCGGTTGCACCAGCTACGACACCTATTACGAAAAACTGATGTCTGGTTTGGCCGGCGAGGTGGAGTGGGCCACTTTGGTGGATCGCCTCACCGTGCAGGAAACCAGTTTTTTCCGTCATCCCAGTTCCTATGAATTGGTGCGTAACTACTGCACCAAGCTGTATAAAGAGCAGGGGCGTAAACACATTGAGTTGTGGAGCGTAGGGTGTGCCACGGGAGAGGAACCGTACTCTCTGGCCATGCTGATGGATGATTTGGTGAGCCAGCAGTCGGATCGCCGATATTACGGCATCACCGCTACCGATATCAGTTTGCCCGCGTTGAGTAAGGCGCGGGAAGGTGTGTACAACATTCGCAAGCTGGAGCGCGTCGATCAACGCTATAGCCAGCTGTATTTTGAAAGTCATGAGCGTGGCCGTTGTCGTGTGGTGCCGCGTTTGAAAGATCGAGTCTGTTTTGCCCAGATCAACGTGCTGGATCTGCGGCAGGCACCGGTTCAAAACGTGGACGTGGTGTTCTGTCAGAATTTGCTGATCTATTTTCAGGGCTGGCGCAAAAAAGACATCGTTACTCATTTGGCTGAACGGTTGGCACCCGGTGGCATCATGGTGCTCGGGGTGGGTGAAGTGCTCGATTGGCAGCGTCCGGATATGGAACGTTTCCAATACAAAGACACCCTCGCCTTTATCAAACGCAACCATTCATAG
- a CDS encoding Hpt domain-containing protein yields the protein MADQHDFQALDWVKGEIEETLKQAQQSLEAFVDNPEDSTRMRFCLTHLHQVAGTLQMVEFFGAALLAEEMENLAIALINEKVQRVDDAQEVLMKAILQLPVYLDRVKDGQRDMPVVVLPLLNDLRAARGEHLLSETALFKPDLEAGSEAAPKETVSQEALAQLPQLLKKIRQLYQFALVGLIRNQDMPTNLGYMAKSLAKLEQLYSNAPMGQLWWVSAALVEGVSRSYIELGTSVKMLFGQLDRQLKHSIDTGADRNEAVPTELLKNLLFYVGRAEGETSRIQAVKAAFKLDRALPSEDLLDNERQRLTGPDKATISSVVAALLEELSGVKETLDLFMRGQVSDSKELRAVIPVLKQISDTLAVLGVGNPRRVIVEQIDTIGHMVDSQELPDDNMLMDVAGALLYVEATLQGMASDPSSAVSGADEGDDSQFVSPEQISKARSAVIEESRSGLENAKDAISDYIGSNFDIDSLQAVPDILHSVRGGLMMVPLTHPAALLQSCISFISEQLIEARVQPDWKQLDTLADAITSVEYYLERLGDRFPGDEDILSIAEEAVAALGYPAERIDPSDMAPTLMDTESLGEEAELQSLDEQDGDDDIIQIEFTEEDLLAAGEPVAAAEPEPEDDDDLIDEEVIEIFIEEAGEVLEAIHDHLPRWKSDYDNEEALKELRRAYHTLKGSGRMVGALIVGELAWSVENMLNRVLDKTIPTNEDVTGIVERVTEVVPALVKAFEDRVKPDINVDALAAVADALAKGEVPPAIPEDLSLAASVAESVVEELPEAMEAVADDDGSAEIDPVLVDIFSQEASSHLETLKAFLAQEDTRSLNDDMLRALHTLKGSAHMAGIGPIAELASPTERFFKECHLQGVAASNDITLLLGDFVQLIEQGLVDLMSHPSAPILGSEEFLQRLNELREEKLKHAEEAAAADSGRPDPQLVSLFLAEGMDLIMDAGDVLRHWEQNPVPGDALDKLRQELRIMARSASAAQLNEVVELGMTLEELYEAAANGMITPDERFFRRAHKAHEALVNMMDFIAAGQPVVADNDIIAELQALMDQAPEVSEQLEAAEQNQIEAGLVEQEAEPELESEPEFELDINLAEDLTDDLANEQDEQESQNETAEFEINSEQSSDQPSAEQDDTGVLEFELDDTSDTEQPALEATAFEAEEFILDNAEDSDTEFSMEEIDHLEEEPEALAPQEDMVGDFDPELVEIFLEEASEILDSTAEQLQSWMEQQDNLDIVAGLQRNLHTLKGGARMSDMKEMGDLAHNLENLYEGLCMGNFTATPALFELLHQCHDRLSEMFETIQSGQQANGAEDLIGRIDDFTHGRLEPVAAPQSEPEPVPTLTVADNPFEQQAEEDTEALSALGGAGESVDTEILEIFLEEAEELTEGIDNTINTWLSERDNQEHLDEMKRLLHTLKGGARLAGLVHIGNLSHNFETFLIQSETDNVAMDDAYFAKVQTEHDKLFEQMNHLRQQGSELISSAAEDAEFAFTMDEDEPALGTTASEPAAQAAEDNVVPITPQPESFIAPKPEEMLPASALRAEDKKRASGESVKVSSELMESLVNLAGETSIFRGRIEQEITDFNFVIDDIGMTIDRARELLRRLDIETEAQISYRYQQAQTEGEEYEDFDPLEMDRYSTLNQISRSLGETVSDLMDLRDSLTDRARDAETLLIQQGRINSELQESLMRTRMVPFSRMVPRLRRIVRQIAGEVGKKAELEIIGADGEMDRTVLERMVPPLEHMLRNAVDHGLETPEQRLAAGKKDTGRITIHLAREGGEVVLRLTDDGKGINLDGVKKRAIERGLMKANAPLTDKEVMQFIFKPGFSTAEKVTQISGRGVGMDVVHSEIKQLGGNVKLHSAPGAGSQFTIRLPFTVSVNRALMVRVGEDLYAIPLTNIEGIVRVSPYELEAYYQPDAPKFEYASQNYAMRYLGRYVHNNPIPNLTSHTKPIPVLLVRGGDHAVALQVDALLGSREVVVKSVGPQLAAVSGISGATIRGDGSVVIILDLSAVIRAEQAQLSMEASLEQDALVSQVREEVNETPLVMVVDDSVTVRKVTSRLLERNGFEVVTAKDGVDAITQLQDIKPDVMLLDIEMPRMDGFEVATLVRHDERLKDTPIIMITSRTGEKHRDRAMSIGVNRYMGKPYQETVLLQTIDELIKQEA from the coding sequence ATGGCCGATCAACACGATTTTCAAGCGCTGGATTGGGTCAAGGGCGAAATTGAAGAGACCTTGAAGCAGGCGCAACAATCGTTGGAAGCGTTCGTGGACAATCCGGAAGATTCCACGCGCATGCGTTTTTGTCTCACTCATTTGCATCAGGTGGCTGGCACCCTGCAGATGGTGGAATTCTTTGGCGCTGCTCTGTTGGCCGAAGAGATGGAAAACCTGGCCATCGCGCTCATAAATGAAAAAGTACAGCGGGTGGATGATGCGCAGGAAGTGCTGATGAAAGCCATCCTGCAGCTGCCAGTGTATCTTGATCGGGTTAAGGATGGTCAGCGTGATATGCCGGTGGTGGTATTGCCCCTGCTGAACGATCTGCGTGCTGCCCGTGGCGAACATCTGCTGTCAGAAACGGCCCTGTTCAAACCGGATCTGGAAGCCGGTAGTGAAGCCGCACCGAAAGAAACCGTATCCCAGGAAGCGTTGGCGCAATTGCCCCAACTGCTGAAAAAAATTCGTCAGCTCTATCAGTTTGCCCTGGTGGGCTTGATCCGCAATCAAGATATGCCCACTAACCTGGGTTACATGGCCAAATCCCTCGCCAAGTTGGAGCAACTCTACAGCAACGCGCCGATGGGTCAGTTGTGGTGGGTGTCTGCAGCACTGGTGGAAGGGGTGTCCCGTTCCTATATCGAGCTGGGTACGTCGGTTAAAATGCTGTTTGGTCAATTGGATCGACAGCTTAAGCACAGCATCGATACCGGTGCTGATCGTAATGAAGCGGTGCCCACAGAATTACTGAAGAACCTGCTGTTTTACGTCGGCCGCGCTGAAGGCGAAACCTCCCGTATTCAAGCGGTAAAAGCCGCGTTCAAATTGGATCGTGCATTACCGTCTGAAGATTTGCTGGATAATGAGCGGCAGCGGTTGACCGGGCCCGACAAAGCTACCATCAGTTCGGTCGTGGCGGCGTTGTTGGAAGAGTTGTCTGGTGTTAAAGAAACACTGGATCTGTTTATGCGGGGCCAGGTGAGCGACAGCAAAGAGCTGCGTGCTGTGATCCCGGTTTTAAAGCAAATATCCGATACCCTGGCGGTGCTAGGAGTAGGCAATCCGCGCCGTGTCATTGTGGAGCAGATCGATACCATCGGGCACATGGTGGACAGTCAGGAGCTTCCTGATGACAACATGCTGATGGACGTGGCGGGTGCTCTACTGTATGTGGAGGCCACCTTACAAGGTATGGCCAGCGATCCTTCTTCTGCCGTATCTGGGGCCGACGAGGGTGATGATTCGCAGTTTGTATCGCCGGAACAAATCAGCAAAGCCCGCTCTGCGGTTATTGAAGAGTCCCGCTCCGGGCTGGAAAACGCCAAGGATGCCATCTCCGATTACATTGGTTCCAACTTCGATATAGATTCACTGCAGGCGGTGCCGGATATTCTGCACAGCGTGCGGGGCGGCTTGATGATGGTGCCGCTGACGCACCCGGCAGCCTTGCTGCAAAGCTGTATCAGTTTTATCAGTGAGCAGTTGATCGAGGCCCGCGTTCAGCCAGACTGGAAACAGTTGGACACCTTGGCGGATGCCATTACCAGCGTTGAATATTATCTCGAACGTCTGGGGGATCGTTTCCCCGGTGACGAAGACATTCTCTCCATTGCCGAAGAAGCCGTTGCAGCTTTGGGTTATCCTGCCGAGCGCATTGATCCCAGCGACATGGCACCGACGCTCATGGACACTGAATCCCTGGGTGAAGAAGCCGAGCTGCAAAGCCTTGATGAACAAGACGGCGATGACGACATCATTCAGATCGAGTTCACCGAAGAGGACTTGTTGGCTGCAGGTGAGCCTGTGGCAGCGGCTGAGCCGGAGCCTGAAGACGATGATGATTTGATTGATGAAGAAGTCATCGAAATCTTCATTGAAGAAGCCGGGGAAGTGCTCGAAGCCATTCATGATCATCTGCCACGCTGGAAATCCGATTACGATAACGAAGAAGCGTTGAAAGAATTGCGTCGTGCTTATCACACCCTCAAGGGCAGTGGTCGCATGGTGGGGGCGTTGATTGTTGGTGAGCTGGCCTGGTCGGTGGAGAACATGCTCAACCGGGTATTGGACAAGACCATTCCCACTAATGAAGACGTCACCGGAATTGTAGAGCGGGTTACCGAGGTTGTGCCTGCTCTGGTGAAGGCATTCGAAGATCGAGTCAAGCCAGACATCAATGTGGATGCGTTGGCGGCAGTAGCCGATGCGTTAGCAAAAGGCGAGGTGCCTCCCGCAATACCCGAAGATCTTAGCCTGGCGGCGTCTGTTGCTGAGTCTGTGGTTGAAGAATTGCCAGAAGCGATGGAAGCGGTTGCTGACGATGATGGCAGCGCTGAGATTGATCCGGTGCTGGTTGATATATTCAGTCAGGAAGCCTCTTCGCACCTTGAAACCCTCAAAGCCTTTTTGGCGCAAGAGGATACGCGTTCACTTAATGACGATATGTTGCGTGCCTTGCACACCCTGAAAGGCAGCGCGCACATGGCCGGTATTGGGCCAATTGCCGAGCTGGCTTCACCTACGGAGCGTTTTTTCAAAGAATGTCATCTGCAAGGTGTGGCGGCATCGAATGACATCACCTTATTGCTGGGCGATTTCGTGCAGCTGATCGAGCAGGGGTTGGTGGATCTGATGTCCCATCCATCTGCGCCGATCCTGGGCAGCGAGGAATTCCTGCAACGCTTAAACGAGCTGCGGGAAGAAAAGCTCAAGCATGCTGAGGAAGCTGCCGCTGCCGACTCTGGCCGCCCTGATCCGCAACTGGTGAGCCTGTTCCTGGCCGAAGGTATGGATCTGATCATGGACGCAGGGGATGTGCTGCGTCATTGGGAACAGAATCCTGTGCCCGGCGATGCGCTGGATAAACTGCGGCAAGAATTGCGTATCATGGCGCGCAGTGCCAGTGCCGCCCAACTCAACGAAGTGGTTGAATTGGGCATGACTCTGGAAGAGCTGTACGAAGCCGCGGCCAACGGTATGATCACCCCGGACGAACGCTTTTTCCGCAGGGCCCATAAGGCCCACGAGGCGCTCGTCAACATGATGGATTTCATTGCCGCAGGGCAACCCGTGGTAGCGGATAACGATATCATCGCCGAACTTCAGGCATTGATGGATCAGGCTCCCGAGGTCAGCGAGCAGCTCGAAGCGGCTGAACAAAATCAAATAGAGGCCGGGCTGGTTGAGCAAGAAGCAGAGCCGGAGCTTGAGTCAGAACCTGAATTTGAGCTGGATATAAACCTTGCCGAAGATCTGACGGATGATCTTGCAAATGAGCAGGATGAACAAGAAAGCCAGAACGAAACCGCCGAGTTTGAAATAAATTCAGAACAGTCATCCGATCAGCCGTCGGCCGAGCAGGATGACACGGGTGTGCTGGAGTTTGAACTGGACGACACCTCTGACACTGAGCAGCCCGCGCTGGAGGCCACTGCGTTCGAAGCAGAAGAATTTATCCTCGACAACGCAGAAGACTCTGATACCGAGTTCAGCATGGAGGAAATTGATCACCTTGAAGAAGAGCCGGAAGCGTTGGCTCCTCAGGAAGACATGGTGGGCGATTTCGATCCGGAACTGGTGGAAATCTTTCTGGAGGAAGCATCCGAAATTCTCGACAGCACAGCCGAGCAATTACAGAGCTGGATGGAACAGCAGGATAACCTGGATATAGTGGCTGGCCTGCAGCGTAATCTGCACACCCTCAAAGGGGGTGCACGCATGTCGGACATGAAGGAAATGGGTGATCTGGCCCATAACCTGGAAAACCTCTACGAAGGCTTGTGCATGGGCAACTTTACTGCCACGCCAGCCCTGTTCGAGCTGTTGCATCAGTGCCATGATCGTTTGTCTGAAATGTTTGAAACCATTCAGAGTGGTCAGCAGGCAAATGGTGCTGAAGACCTGATCGGCCGTATTGACGACTTTACCCATGGGCGCCTGGAACCGGTTGCCGCACCTCAGTCCGAGCCCGAACCAGTGCCTACTCTTACCGTGGCGGACAACCCCTTCGAGCAACAGGCCGAAGAAGACACCGAAGCATTGTCTGCCCTGGGTGGGGCCGGTGAAAGTGTGGATACTGAAATCCTGGAGATCTTCCTGGAGGAAGCCGAAGAACTCACCGAGGGCATCGATAACACCATCAATACCTGGCTGTCGGAGCGTGATAACCAGGAGCATCTGGATGAAATGAAACGCCTGCTGCACACCCTGAAAGGGGGTGCTCGCTTGGCAGGCTTGGTTCACATCGGCAACCTGAGCCACAACTTCGAGACGTTCTTGATTCAGAGCGAAACCGATAACGTCGCCATGGACGATGCTTATTTTGCCAAAGTGCAAACTGAGCACGACAAACTGTTTGAGCAAATGAATCATCTGCGTCAGCAGGGCAGTGAGCTGATCTCATCGGCCGCTGAGGATGCTGAGTTCGCCTTCACCATGGATGAAGATGAGCCTGCCCTGGGCACCACAGCGAGTGAACCAGCAGCGCAGGCAGCAGAAGATAATGTAGTACCGATCACGCCTCAGCCGGAAAGCTTTATTGCCCCGAAACCAGAAGAGATGCTGCCCGCATCAGCATTGCGTGCGGAAGACAAAAAGCGTGCTTCTGGTGAGAGCGTCAAGGTGTCCTCGGAATTGATGGAGAGCCTGGTTAACCTGGCCGGTGAAACCTCAATATTCCGTGGTCGAATCGAGCAGGAAATTACCGATTTCAACTTCGTTATTGACGATATCGGCATGACCATTGACCGTGCCCGTGAACTGTTACGACGGCTGGATATCGAAACCGAGGCGCAGATTTCCTATCGCTATCAGCAGGCCCAAACCGAAGGGGAAGAGTATGAAGACTTCGACCCCTTGGAGATGGATCGCTACTCCACGTTAAACCAGATCTCCCGTTCACTGGGGGAAACCGTGTCCGATTTGATGGATCTGCGGGACTCTCTCACCGATCGCGCCCGGGATGCAGAAACCCTGCTGATTCAGCAGGGTCGAATCAACTCAGAACTGCAAGAAAGTTTAATGCGTACGCGCATGGTTCCGTTCTCGCGTATGGTGCCTCGTCTGCGCCGAATTGTGCGCCAGATCGCCGGTGAAGTGGGTAAGAAAGCGGAACTGGAAATCATCGGTGCGGACGGCGAAATGGATCGTACTGTACTGGAGCGCATGGTGCCGCCACTGGAGCACATGCTGCGAAATGCGGTGGATCACGGCCTTGAGACCCCGGAACAGCGCTTGGCTGCAGGCAAAAAAGATACTGGCCGTATCACCATTCATCTGGCTCGCGAGGGCGGTGAGGTGGTGCTGCGTTTAACGGATGATGGTAAAGGTATTAACCTGGACGGCGTGAAGAAGCGTGCGATAGAGCGCGGTTTGATGAAGGCCAATGCGCCACTCACCGATAAAGAAGTCATGCAGTTTATCTTCAAGCCCGGCTTCAGTACCGCAGAAAAAGTTACCCAGATCTCCGGTCGTGGTGTGGGCATGGACGTGGTTCACAGCGAAATCAAGCAATTGGGTGGTAATGTTAAATTGCATTCGGCACCCGGTGCCGGTTCGCAGTTTACGATTCGACTGCCCTTTACCGTGTCGGTTAACCGCGCCTTGATGGTGCGGGTGGGAGAGGATCTGTACGCCATCCCGTTGACCAACATCGAAGGTATCGTGCGGGTCAGCCCCTATGAGCTGGAAGCCTACTACCAGCCCGATGCACCCAAGTTTGAGTATGCCTCCCAGAACTACGCCATGCGTTACCTGGGCCGCTATGTGCACAACAACCCCATACCCAACCTGACCAGTCACACCAAGCCCATCCCGGTGTTGCTGGTGCGAGGAGGTGATCACGCGGTGGCGCTGCAAGTGGATGCGTTGCTCGGTTCCCGCGAGGTGGTGGTGAAATCCGTTGGGCCGCAGCTGGCCGCAGTCAGCGGTATTTCCGGTGCCACCATTCGTGGGGATGGTAGTGTGGTTATCATCCTTGATTTGAGTGCGGTGATCCGCGCCGAACAGGCTCAACTGAGTATGGAAGCCTCGCTGGAACAGGATGCCCTGGTATCTCAGGTGCGCGAAGAGGTCAATGAAACACCGCTGGTGATGGTGGTGGATGATTCGGTTACTGTGCGTAAGGTAACCAGCCGCTTGCTGGAGCGTAACGGCTTTGAGGTGGTCACCGCCAAAGACGGTGTGGACGCCATAACCCAGTTGCAGGACATCAAACCCGATGTCATGTTGCTGGATATTGAGATGCCCCGTATGGACGGGTTCGAGGTGGCTACCCTGGTGCGTCACGACGAACGTCTCAAGGATACGCCCATCATTATGATCACGTCCCGAACCGGTGAAAAACACCGTGATCGGGCCATGAGCATCGGCGTTAACCGCTACATGGGTAAACCTTATCAGGAAACGGTGCTGCTGCAGACCATCGATGAATTGATCAAACAGGAAGCCTAG
- a CDS encoding chemotaxis protein CheB, with protein sequence MPQKPGSLRGANPRVGVIADSTLQRHVVCKTIESVGYGVAVTLSPDKVSDDIICGDKADVWLVDIEDEDKWSDFIVHLFESSTAPILLGEGNAPSVSTLQFQRWERKIYAKLKDIVGKPMPVDETITSLVSVEHEPAQACEEHAVEDGEPASNVWVLGASLGGPAAVKEFLDALPPALPIAFVIAQHIDPGFQDTLSKVWGRNSHFKFKPPVAGRCLSHGEIMIAPIEQVMTLNQFARVELYEEQWEGPYAPSIDQVMSLMADRYGVQTGAILFSGMGNDGAISAAKLRQMGIEVWAQTADTCANSSQPDSARATGCVTFSGSPKELARKLVEYTSEFYSESLLN encoded by the coding sequence GTGCCCCAAAAGCCCGGCTCCCTGCGGGGAGCAAATCCCCGCGTGGGGGTGATTGCAGATTCAACACTGCAACGACACGTGGTTTGCAAAACCATAGAGTCGGTGGGCTACGGCGTGGCGGTGACTCTATCGCCAGACAAAGTCAGTGATGACATTATTTGTGGTGACAAGGCCGATGTCTGGTTGGTGGACATAGAAGATGAGGATAAGTGGTCGGATTTTATCGTGCATTTGTTTGAATCTTCCACTGCCCCTATTTTGCTGGGCGAAGGCAATGCTCCTAGTGTTAGCACCCTGCAATTCCAGCGCTGGGAAAGAAAGATTTACGCCAAGCTGAAAGACATCGTGGGCAAGCCCATGCCGGTGGATGAAACCATCACCAGTCTGGTGAGCGTCGAACATGAACCGGCGCAGGCATGCGAAGAGCATGCGGTTGAAGACGGTGAACCGGCATCCAATGTCTGGGTATTGGGGGCCTCCCTGGGTGGCCCTGCTGCGGTGAAAGAGTTTCTGGATGCATTGCCACCGGCACTGCCCATCGCCTTTGTTATTGCCCAGCATATTGATCCCGGCTTTCAGGATACCTTGAGCAAGGTGTGGGGTCGCAACTCCCATTTTAAATTCAAGCCTCCTGTTGCAGGCCGTTGCCTCAGTCACGGGGAGATCATGATTGCTCCTATTGAGCAGGTAATGACGCTGAATCAGTTTGCCCGGGTGGAACTGTACGAAGAGCAGTGGGAAGGGCCCTACGCCCCATCCATCGATCAGGTTATGTCGCTGATGGCGGATCGCTACGGAGTGCAAACTGGCGCTATACTGTTCAGCGGCATGGGAAACGATGGTGCCATCTCTGCCGCCAAGCTGAGACAAATGGGCATCGAAGTATGGGCGCAGACAGCCGATACCTGTGCCAACAGCTCGCAGCCGGATTCGGCTCGGGCCACCGGTTGTGTGACTTTTAGCGGCTCCCCCAAGGAGCTGGCCAGGAAACTGGTTGAATACACCTCGGAGTTCTACTCCGAATCACTACTTAATTAA
- a CDS encoding chemotaxis protein CheW, with protein sequence MAELPEQIASLLIPMIGRPLLLPNVAVAEIVGWDQPEKQEGSPDWLLGKIEWRGVELPVVSLELMNDLEIEDASLGQRLAVINGVGECKLPFYAISVQGIPRLVRVYPEEMGSEEPSQDRAYDTLVMVSGERAVIPDLVNVERELNQVV encoded by the coding sequence ATGGCTGAACTACCTGAACAAATTGCCAGCTTATTGATTCCCATGATCGGACGCCCCCTGTTGCTGCCCAACGTGGCGGTGGCGGAAATCGTGGGCTGGGATCAACCGGAGAAGCAGGAAGGCAGCCCCGACTGGCTGTTAGGCAAGATCGAATGGCGGGGCGTTGAGTTGCCGGTGGTGTCACTTGAGCTGATGAACGATCTGGAAATCGAAGATGCCTCTTTGGGCCAGCGCTTGGCGGTGATTAATGGTGTTGGTGAGTGCAAATTGCCGTTCTACGCGATTTCTGTGCAGGGTATTCCCCGGCTGGTGCGGGTATACCCAGAAGAAATGGGCAGCGAGGAACCCTCGCAAGATCGTGCCTATGACACCTTGGTTATGGTCAGTGGCGAGCGTGCCGTAATACCTGATCTGGTCAATGTCGAACGTGAATTGAATCAGGTGGTATAA